In Phormidium yuhuli AB48, one genomic interval encodes:
- a CDS encoding IS66 family transposase: protein MSDEKQQEFLVELGKITVGVRTLQAINAGTSQSVEPMGEELGDRIKQHSYGQVDETPWLVNGVKEWMWVVCGVGFCLFHAAETRSREELVKLLGERFEGVLVSDDFSLYNGYEVKAQQKCLAHLRRQFKKVGKLKPGNNPEVAKGFLDLIDTAFEQHRRWRETQDGGAYPEWAQSFRSEVEAALEQWLPKVEHDAGLLLRSLRDKAASGIF from the coding sequence ATGAGCGATGAAAAGCAGCAAGAATTCTTAGTAGAGCTGGGAAAAATCACAGTCGGGGTGAGGACATTACAAGCAATCAATGCGGGGACATCGCAAAGCGTGGAGCCGATGGGAGAGGAACTGGGAGACCGGATAAAGCAGCACAGCTATGGACAAGTGGATGAAACCCCATGGCTAGTCAATGGTGTAAAAGAGTGGATGTGGGTAGTGTGTGGGGTAGGATTTTGCTTATTCCACGCGGCTGAAACCCGTTCAAGGGAAGAATTAGTAAAACTATTAGGTGAGCGATTTGAAGGAGTGCTCGTCTCGGATGACTTCAGCCTGTACAACGGTTATGAGGTGAAGGCCCAACAGAAATGTCTGGCGCATCTGAGAAGACAGTTCAAAAAGGTGGGCAAGCTCAAGCCGGGGAACAATCCAGAGGTAGCGAAGGGATTCCTGGATTTGATTGATACGGCGTTTGAGCAGCACCGTCGATGGCGGGAAACCCAGGATGGGGGTGCGTACCCTGAATGGGCGCAAAGCTTTAGGAGTGAAGTGGAAGCAGCACTGGAACAGTGGCTGCCGAAGGTGGAGCATGATGCCGGCTTATTGTTGCGCTCTCTGCGCGACAAAGCAGCTAGTGGTATTTTCTGA
- a CDS encoding phage integrase N-terminal SAM-like domain-containing protein — MFQQKRHPREMGVPELCASYYLAVDKKMAASTQNVALSALLVLYR; from the coding sequence TTGTTTCAACAAAAACGCCACCCCAGAGAGATGGGAGTACCAGAACTCTGCGCCTCTTACTACCTCGCGGTCGATAAAAAAATGGCTGCCTCCACCCAAAACGTTGCCCTCAGTGCCTTGCTCGTTCTCTACCGCTAA